The Rhizobium sp. WSM4643 genome includes the window CGGCGAGCCGCTGCTCGTCAATGGTGTCGCAAAGGGGCGGGCGCTGGAAGAGCGGGTTTGCCATCTTATGGAGCAGGTTGGTCTCGACCCGAGGGCACGCGAGCGCTATCCACACGCATTCTCCGGCGGCCAGCGTCAACGCATCGGCATTGCCCGCGCCATCACTCTCAATCCGCGCGTCATCGTTGCCGATGAGGCAACTTCGGCGCTCGACGTCTCCGTGCGCTCGCAGGTGCTCGATCTGCTGATGCGCCTGCAGGACGAACTCGGCCTCGCCTATATCTTCATCAGTCATGACATCGGCGTTATCCGCTACATGTGCGACCGTGTCGGGGTGATGTACAAAGGCCAGCTCGTCGAGATCGGCGATGCGGAGAAGGTCTGCCGCACGCCCGAGCACGCCTATACGCAGGCGCTGATATCGGCGATCCCGCGCCCCGATCCGCGTGATCGCGATCATTCCAGGCGTTTCCGCTATGTCGCGCCGGACATTCTGAAGAATGGGAGTTCTCTGCGATGAAAATCACCGGGATCCGCACTTTTCTCATGCGTGTCGGTCAGCCAGACCCCTCGAAATGGGCTTCCGACCAACCTGCGGGCGATGGCGCCTCCAAGCAGTTCGGCGGTACCAGAAACTGGCTCTTCCTGAAAATCGATACCGACGAGGGCATCACCGGCATCGGTGAATGCTCCGGCTGGCCGCGCGTCGTCGAGACGGCGATCCATGATCTCGCCCCACTCCTGATCGGCGAAGATCCGGCCCATATCGAACGGTTGTGGCAGAAGATGCATATCGCCATGATGGGCCATGGCATGCTCGGGACGGTCGGCGGCGGTGCGATGACCGGCATCGACATGGCGCTATGGGACATCAAGGGCAAGGCGCTCGGCGTGCCTGTCTGGATGCTGCTCGGCGGCAAGGTGCGCGACCGGATCCCGATCTATTCGCATGCAAATACACCCGAGCACGCGCTTGCCCTCAAAGACCGCGGCATAAAGGCGATCAAATGCGGCGGTGTCGCCGATCCGGTCCGCAAGGTCGCCGCCCTGCGTGAGGCCGTCGGCGACGACATGGACATCGCCATCGATCTGCATGGGCCGCCATGGCTGACGCCGGCGGATGCCTGCCGGCTGGTCCGGGCGCTCGAACCCTATGAATTGATGTGGGCGGAAGATCCGATCGCGCCGGAGAATATCGACGGCTACCGGCGCATCCGCGATGCAGCGCATGTGCCGCTTGCCGCTGGCGAACGTTCGGCAACCATCTTCGGCGAGCGTGAGCTCATCGAGAAGGAACTGGTCGACGTGATCCAGCCGGACACAGGCCGGGCCGGCGGCATCACCCAGATGAAGAAAATCGCGGCCATGGCCGAGGCGCATCATATCCAGATGGCGCCGCATTCGGGCTCGCTCGGGCCGGTGGCGGAATATGCGGCTTTGCATCTGCTTGCGGCGATCCCGAACGCCCTCATCCTCGAGCGCCTCGACGATGACTGGGAGGGCCGCCGCCAGACGATCGTGCCGCATCCGCAACAGGTCGACGGCTTGATCGCCGTTCCCAATGGCCCGGGACTTGGCTGCGATATCGACGAGGCCTTCGTGGCGCGCTTCCCCAGCAACGGCAATGTCTCGGTGCCGCAAAGCGCCGGCGCCTACAATCCCGGAACCGACAACGAGCATCTCTACGTGCAGACGCGCCAGTCGCGCCGCAGCTATTTCAATCGCTAGAAGGACAGAAAGATGAAGATCGACCGCATGCGGGTTTTCATGACCCGCGACAAGGACCGTCCCCGCGTGATCGTCGCACTCGACACCGATGACGGGCTGACGGGCTGGGGCGAATGCTACAATCACGGCCCCGACAAGGCGCTTCCGCCGCTGCTCGATTATCTCTACGAATTTTTGTCCGGCCAGGATCCGACACGCGTCGACTATCTCGTCAACCTGTTGATCCAGCAAAGCCGGTTCCCGCCGGGCGCGCTTGGCCTTGCCGCGATCTCCGCGCTCGATCACTGCCTGTGGGACCTTGCCGCAAAGGCGGCGAACGTCCCGGTCTACAAGCTGCTGGGCGGCGAAGTACGCGACCGCATCAAGGTCTATGCCGGAGTATACACCGCACCGGATGCGCCGGCGGCCCGCGACGAGTTCGATCGTCTGAAGGAGGGGTGGGGTTTTACCGCCTTCAAGCTTAGCCCCTGGCGGCTCGACATGCACGCACATCGCTGGGGCAATGTCGTCAAAGCCTCGGCGGATTATTTCCGCTCGCTGCGCGAAACGGTCAATGACGAATACGAGATTGCCTTCGACGCCCACGCCAAGATCTTCGAGCCGATCGCCGCAAGGCAACTCGGCAATGCGCTGGCCCCCTACGACCCGCTGTTTTACGAGGAACCGCTGCGGCCTGAGAACATCGAGGCCTGGGGTGATCTGAAACAGGGGCTCAATTGCGTGCTGGCGACAGGTGAGTCGCTCTATAACAGAAACGAGTTCCTGCGCCTGCTACAGGTCAAGGGCGCCGACCTCATCCAGCCGGATATCTGTGTTGTCGGCGGCATCAGTGAAATGCGCCGCATTGCCACGCTCGCCGAAGCCTATTTCGTCGGTGTGGCGCCGCATAACCCGATGGGACCGCTTGCCACCGCGGTCAACGTTCATTTTTCGGCCGCTGTGCAAAATTTCCGCATCCTCGAATACCGGCTGCCAAAGGGACAGGCCTACGTCTATGGCGGCATCGATATCGAGAAGCGGCAGGGAGAAACCCGCTACGTCGTCGATCCCTATCTGCCGAAGGACGGTTATCTCGAATTGCGTCCCGATCGGCCGGGCTGGGGCGTCGAAATTGACGAGAAGGCGATGGAAGAGGAAGGCTACATCCATTGGCAGCGGCGCGTGCCTAAGCGGCCCGACGGCTCCTACGCCTTCGCCTGAGGGCATTGCGCGCTTTCATAACAGGCGCTGGCCGCCCGGATGGACGCGGCCAGCGCCCGCAGGGCGACGCTTCTAGAGCATGATGCCGAAAGGTGTGAGCGGTTTCGGGTGACATCATGCTCTAAGTATTTAATTTAGGACAGGATTCGGATTTTAGGCCGACCGGCCTAAAATCATCCTGTTCTAGGCATCTTTCGGCAGCACTGAGCGAACCCTTGCGATGAAGACATGGAAGTCCTGCATGTAAGTGCGAAGGAAATCAGCGGTTTGGTCGTTCGTGACCTCACCGTCATCGGTGATCAGCCCCGTTGTGAACTGGATGTATGCTTCCGGGGCATTCATCTGGGGAGAGTTGCAGAAACTGAGCACACTGCGCAAATTCTGCTGGGCGACTGCCGTGCCTATCGCGCCCGGCGACGTGCCGATCACCGCTGATGGCTTGCGTGTGAACGAGTTGGTGCCGTAGGGGCGGCTCGCCCAGTCGATGGCGTTTTTCAGCCCGCCGGGTATGGATCGATTGTATTCGGGCGTGACGAACAGCACCGCGTCGACAGCCGCGATTGCCGCTTTGAATGCCTTGCCAGCCGGAGGGTAGTCGGCGTCATAGTCGTAGCTGTAGAGCGGCAGGTCCTTGAAGGATATCTCCGACATTTCAAGTTCCGGCGGGGCGAGCCGCACCAACGCGTTGGCGAGCTTGCGGTTGATCGAGCCCTTGGCGAGGCTGCCGATGAGATAGCCTACTTTATGCGTGGTCATGGCGTTCTCCAATATCTCGCATGAGAATGGACGTATCATACGCTAGGATCACAGAAGGGGTTTCCTGTCCTTTGATCGCAGGTCACTAATCGCCGAGGAACGTGACCGTCTCGTCGAGCGGGGCGCGGCCTGTACGGGCGTAACTGACCCTGGGATCCTCGTACCCGATCGACATGCCGCAGAAGAGGATCAGCCCGTCCGGGGGCGACAGGACCTCCGCGACCGTCTCGCGAACCTGCGACCACGCCATCTGCGGGCAACTGTGCAGACCTTCGGCGCGGAGCAACAGCATGACGGTCTGCAGATACATGCCGACGTCAGCCCATTGGGGTAGCCCCAGGTCACGGTCGATGTAGCAGAACAGGGCGGCGGGCGCGCCGAAACAGTTCCAGTTGGCGATTGCTGCCCGCTGGCGCGCCTCCCAGTCCTCGCGCGCAATACCGAGCGCGCTGTAGCGCTCCTTGCCGAAGGCGGACCGGCGCTCCCCATAGGGGGGCTTCAGCTCGTGCGGGTACATCTCGTACTGCCGCTTGTCCCAGGGGTCGCCATGGGCGACGCGCTCGACGGCGGACGTCTTGAGTTCTGCCAGCGATGCGCCCGTCATCACGTAGGTGTTCCACGGCTGGATGTTCGATCCTGACGGCGACCAAGCGGCGGCGGACAGCACACGCTCAAGCACCTCCCTCTGCACAGGCTCGTCTTTAAATCCGCGCACCGACCGTCGACTTTTGACTGCCTCATATACGTCCATGATCGCCTCCGTCCGCCGGCCGTTCGTTACGACCATAGTCATGGCCGTCTCGTGCTGACTGTTCCGTTCCTGATGTGGTTCATTATCTCCATTCGCAATGGAGGCGTAATCACACCGTGGTCTAGGAGGCGTACATCAAACGTACATCAGGGATCGATGCGATCGGGGGCATGTGGGCGAAGGATCGCGAGACTCCCGCGCAACTGCATCCCGGCCTGGAATTACGCCCCGACTTCCAGCTTGGCGCTTACGCTCAAGCCGCAATCATCTCCTTCGAAACCGCGTTCTTCCCCGCTGCGCTGCTCTTCGTTGCCTCGGCGCCGATACTGAGTTGCCTACAAGATCATGC containing:
- a CDS encoding mandelate racemase/muconate lactonizing enzyme family protein is translated as MKITGIRTFLMRVGQPDPSKWASDQPAGDGASKQFGGTRNWLFLKIDTDEGITGIGECSGWPRVVETAIHDLAPLLIGEDPAHIERLWQKMHIAMMGHGMLGTVGGGAMTGIDMALWDIKGKALGVPVWMLLGGKVRDRIPIYSHANTPEHALALKDRGIKAIKCGGVADPVRKVAALREAVGDDMDIAIDLHGPPWLTPADACRLVRALEPYELMWAEDPIAPENIDGYRRIRDAAHVPLAAGERSATIFGERELIEKELVDVIQPDTGRAGGITQMKKIAAMAEAHHIQMAPHSGSLGPVAEYAALHLLAAIPNALILERLDDDWEGRRQTIVPHPQQVDGLIAVPNGPGLGCDIDEAFVARFPSNGNVSVPQSAGAYNPGTDNEHLYVQTRQSRRSYFNR
- a CDS encoding galactarate dehydratase, encoding MKIDRMRVFMTRDKDRPRVIVALDTDDGLTGWGECYNHGPDKALPPLLDYLYEFLSGQDPTRVDYLVNLLIQQSRFPPGALGLAAISALDHCLWDLAAKAANVPVYKLLGGEVRDRIKVYAGVYTAPDAPAARDEFDRLKEGWGFTAFKLSPWRLDMHAHRWGNVVKASADYFRSLRETVNDEYEIAFDAHAKIFEPIAARQLGNALAPYDPLFYEEPLRPENIEAWGDLKQGLNCVLATGESLYNRNEFLRLLQVKGADLIQPDICVVGGISEMRRIATLAEAYFVGVAPHNPMGPLATAVNVHFSAAVQNFRILEYRLPKGQAYVYGGIDIEKRQGETRYVVDPYLPKDGYLELRPDRPGWGVEIDEKAMEEEGYIHWQRRVPKRPDGSYAFA
- a CDS encoding NADPH-dependent FMN reductase gives rise to the protein MTTHKVGYLIGSLAKGSINRKLANALVRLAPPELEMSEISFKDLPLYSYDYDADYPPAGKAFKAAIAAVDAVLFVTPEYNRSIPGGLKNAIDWASRPYGTNSFTRKPSAVIGTSPGAIGTAVAQQNLRSVLSFCNSPQMNAPEAYIQFTTGLITDDGEVTNDQTADFLRTYMQDFHVFIARVRSVLPKDA
- a CDS encoding nitroreductase, with translation MDVYEAVKSRRSVRGFKDEPVQREVLERVLSAAAWSPSGSNIQPWNTYVMTGASLAELKTSAVERVAHGDPWDKRQYEMYPHELKPPYGERRSAFGKERYSALGIAREDWEARQRAAIANWNCFGAPAALFCYIDRDLGLPQWADVGMYLQTVMLLLRAEGLHSCPQMAWSQVRETVAEVLSPPDGLILFCGMSIGYEDPRVSYARTGRAPLDETVTFLGD